Proteins encoded by one window of Lepus europaeus isolate LE1 chromosome 12 unlocalized genomic scaffold, mLepTim1.pri SUPER_12_unloc_1, whole genome shotgun sequence:
- the LOC133754275 gene encoding testin-like, which produces MDLDAKVKKMGLGHEQGFGAPCLKCKDKCEGFELHFWRKICRNCKCGQEEHDVLLSNEEDRKVGRLFEDTKYTTLIAKLKTDGIPMYERNVMILTNPVAAKKNVSINTVTYEWAPPVQNQALARQYMQMLPKEKQPVAGSEGAQYRKKQLAKQLPAHDQDPSKCHELSPKEVKEMEQFVKKYKSEALGVGGVKLPYEMGSPSPDKLYIPAGDRSTPAAMGPMENKSAEYKGTQYFCYCCKLSMKEGDPAIYAERAGYDKLWHPACFVCSTCSELLVDMIYFWKNGKLFCGRHYCDSEKPRCAGCDELIFSNEYTQAENQNWHLKHFCCFDCDNILAGEIYVMVNDKPVCKPCYVKNHAVVCQGCHNAIDPEVQRVTYNDFSWHASTQCFLCSCCSKCLIGQKFMPVEGMVFCSVECKKMMS; this is translated from the coding sequence ATGGACCTGGACGCCAAGGTGAAGAAGATGGGCTTAGGTCACGAGCAAGGATTTGGAGCACCCTGTTTAAAATGCAAAGACAAATGTGAAGGATTTGAACTGCACTTCTGGAGAAAAATATGTCGTAACTGCAAGTGTGGCCAAGAAGAACATGACGTCCTCTTAAGCAATGAAGAGGACAGAAAAGTGGGGcgactttttgaagacaccaagTATACCACTCTGATCGCAAAGCTAAAGACGGATGGAATTCCCATGTATGAACGCAATGTTATGATACTGACCAATCCAGTTGCTGCCAAGAAGAATGTCTCCATCAACACAGTCACCTATGAATGGGCTCCTCCTGTCCAGAACCAGGCACTGGCCAGACAGTACATGCAGATGCTGCCCAAGGAGAAACAGCCAGTGGCAGGCTCGGAAGGGGCACAGTACCGAAAGAAGCAGCTGGCAAAGCAGCTCCCCGCACATGACCAGGACCCTTCCAAGTGCCATGAGTTATCTCCCAAAGAGGTGAAGGAGATGGAGCAGTTTGTGAAGAAATACAAGAGTGAGGCACTGGGCGTAGGAGGTGTGAAACTTCCCTATGAGATGGGTAGTCCCAGCCCCGACAAACTCTACATCCCCGCGGGGGACAGAAGCACCCCGGCAGCCATGGGGCCCATGGAGAACAAATCTGCCGAGTACAAAGGAACTCAGTATTTCTGCTATTGCTGCAAGCTGAGCATGAAGGAGGGAGACCCCGCCATCTATGCTGAGAGGGCCGGCTACGATAAACTGTGGCACCCAGCGTGTTTTGTCTGCAGCACTTGCTCTGAACTGCTGGTCGACATGATTTATTTCTGGAAGAACGGGAAGCTGTTCTGCGGCAGACACTACTGTGACAGCGAGAAACCCCGATGTGCCGGCTGTGATGAGCTGATATTCAGCAATGAGTATACCCAGGCAGAAAACCAGAATTggcatctgaaacacttctgctgCTTTGACTGTGACAACATCCTGGCTGGCGAAATATACGTGATGGTCAATGACAAGCCTGTGTGCAAGCCCTGCTACGTGAAGAACCACGCTGTGGTGTGTCAgggatgccacaatgccatcgaCCCAGAAGTGCAGCGGGTAACCTACAACGATTTCAGCTGGCATGCCTCCACACAGTGCTTTCTGTGTTCCTGTTGCAGCAAGTGTCTCATTGGGCAGAAGTTCATGCCAGTAGAGGGCATGGTTTTCTGTTCAGTGGAGTGCAAGAAGATGATGTCTTAA
- the LOC133754282 gene encoding testin-like yields MDLDAKMKKMGLGHEQGFGTPCLKCKDKCEGFELHFWRKICRNCKCGQEEHDVLLSNEEDRKVGRLFEDTKYTTLIAKLKTDGIPMYERNVMILTNPVAAKKNVSINTVTYEWAPPVQNQALARQYMQMLPKEKQPVAGSEGAQYRKKQLAKQLPAHDQDPSKCHELSPKEVKEMEQFVKKYKSEALGVGGVKLPYEMGSPSPDKLYIPAGDRSTPAAMGPMENKSAEYKGTQYFCYCCKLSMKEGDPAIYAERAGYDKLWHPACFVCSTCSELLVDMIYFWKNGKLFCGRHYCDSEKPRCAGCDELIFSNEYTQAENQNWHLKHFCCFDCDNILAGEIYVMVNDKPVCKPCYVKNHAVVCQGCHNAIDPEVQRVTYNDFSWHASTQCFLCSCCSKCLIGQKFMPVEGMVFCSVECKKMMS; encoded by the coding sequence ATGGACCTGGACGCCAAGATGAAGAAGATGGGCTTAGGTCACGAGCAAGGATTTGGAACACCCTGTTTAAAATGCAAAGACAAATGTGAAGGATTTGAACTGCACTTCTGGAGAAAAATATGTCGTAACTGCAAGTGTGGCCAAGAAGAACATGACGTCCTCTTAAGCAATGAAGAGGACAGAAAAGTGGGGcgactttttgaagacaccaagTATACCACTCTGATCGCAAAGCTAAAGACGGATGGAATTCCCATGTATGAACGCAATGTTATGATACTGACCAATCCAGTTGCTGCCAAGAAGAATGTCTCCATCAACACAGTCACCTATGAATGGGCTCCTCCTGTCCAGAACCAGGCACTGGCCAGACAGTACATGCAGATGCTGCCCAAGGAGAAACAGCCAGTGGCAGGCTCGGAAGGGGCACAGTACCGAAAGAAGCAGCTGGCAAAGCAGCTCCCCGCACATGACCAGGACCCTTCCAAGTGCCATGAGTTATCTCCCAAAGAGGTGAAGGAGATGGAGCAGTTTGTGAAGAAATACAAGAGTGAGGCACTGGGCGTAGGAGGTGTGAAACTTCCCTATGAGATGGGTAGTCCCAGCCCCGACAAACTCTACATCCCCGCGGGGGACAGAAGCACCCCGGCAGCCATGGGGCCCATGGAGAACAAATCTGCCGAGTACAAAGGAACTCAGTATTTCTGCTATTGCTGCAAGCTGAGCATGAAGGAGGGCGACCCCGCCATCTATGCTGAGAGGGCCGGCTACGATAAACTGTGGCACCCAGCGTGTTTTGTCTGCAGCACTTGCTCTGAACTGCTGGTCGACATGATTTATTTCTGGAAGAACGGGAAGCTGTTCTGCGGCAGACACTACTGTGACAGCGAGAAACCCCGATGTGCCGGCTGTGATGAGCTGATATTCAGCAATGAGTATACCCAGGCAGAAAACCAGAATTggcatctgaaacacttctgctgCTTTGACTGTGACAACATCCTGGCTGGCGAAATATACGTGATGGTCAATGACAAGCCTGTGTGCAAGCCCTGCTACGTGAAGAACCACGCTGTGGTGTGTCAgggatgccacaatgccatcgaCCCAGAAGTGCAGCGGGTAACCTACAACGATTTCAGCTGGCATGCCTCCACACAGTGCTTTCTGTGTTCCTGTTGCAGCAAGTGTCTCATTGGGCAGAAGTTCATGCCAGTAGAGGGCATGGTTTTCTGTTCAGTGGAGTGCAAGAAGATGATGTCTTAA